The DNA segment AACTTCTGGGTCATGCACGGCCTGTCGACGGCGCAGCTGTCGCTGTCGTTCGGGGCAGACGACCTCGACGGCTCGGTGGTCGAGTACAAGATCACCCACGACGCCGACCGCTTCGGCACGCCCGACAAGATGACGCGCGAGGACCTGCTCGACGTCATCCGCGACGCCGGCTTCACGCCGGTCGAGCGCAACACGCGGTACGAGGTCATCCGCGAGTTCGACGGTCCGGTGCCCCTGGCCGAGCGCCGCGCGGAGCCCCAGCCCATCTGGGCCTAGCCCGGCGAGCCGCGCACGCCCCTCTTCCGTGCGGCGTTTCGTTCACGCAACGTGCCACGGTCTGCGTTCCGTCGACGAAACGCCGCACCGTGGCGGCGCTACGCCCCGGCCAGCAGGCGGTCGCGCAACGACGCCGGGTCGATGTGCGCGGGCTCCGTCGTCTCCAGGAAGTCCGCGAGCAGCCGCGCGAACCGCACCGGCTCGTCCACGTGCGGGAAGTGCCCGGAGTTCTCGAACACCTCGAGCCGCGCCGTCGGCACCAGCGACGTGAAGTGCGCCGCGTGCGCGACAGGGATGAACGAGTCCCGCCCGCCCCAGACCACCAAGGTAGGCAGCTCGGTGGCGAGGTAGAGCCGGTCGCTCGCGTCGACCCGCTGCCCGCCGACGTCCATGACGCTGCGCGCCGTGTGCACGAACGCCGCCCGCGCCTGCGTGTCGACCAGCGACGCGTACCCCCGTGCCACCTCGCTGAGAGCGGGGCGCGCGGGCACCCACCGCGTGTACCGGCCCGCCCACCGCAGAGCCGACAGCACCTTCCGGTGCGCGATGACCGGCAGCACGACCTCCGCCCCCGGCAAGGTCACCGCGCGCAGCAACGGCGTCACCTCGCGCCCGAGCCCGCCGCTGTCGACGAGCACGAGGCGTTCGCACATCTCGGGGAACTGGTACGCGAACTGCATCGCCACCCCACCGCCGAGCGAGTGCCCGACGACGGTCGCGGACGACACGTCGAGAGCCGCCAGGAGGTCGCGTACGCCGCTCGCGTACGCCCCCAGCGAGTAGTCGCCGCGCGGCTTGGCCGACTCGCCGTGGCCGAGCAGGTCGGGCGCGATGACGCGTGCCGAGGCGGAGAGCAGCGGCAGCACCGCGTCCCACGCGTGGCCGCACCCGGCGATGCCGTGCAGGAGGAGGACGACAGGCCCGTCGGACCCGGCCTCCGTGTAGGTGACGCGGTGTCCGTGCAGCGTGATCTCGCGGCGTTCCATGAGCGTATGGTCCCCCACGATGGCCGGGGACGAACACGACGCGATGCTCGCGGAGACGGCGGAGGCGATTCTCGGCCCCGCGAGGTACACGCGCGAGCAGGCCGCCGAGGCCGCCGGGGTGCCCCACGAGCGGGCCACGCGGCTGTGGCGCGCGATGGGCTTCCCCGAGGTGTCGTACGACGAGGTGCTCTTCACGGAGCAGGACGTCGCCGCCCTGCGGACCGCGGAGTCGCTGCGCGCCAACGGTGTCGTGGACGAGGACGGCCTCGTCGCGCTCGCGCGGTCGATGGCACAGGCGCTGTCGCGGCTCGCGGTCTCGCACGCGGCCATCGCGGGCGAGTACATGCTGCGTACGGCCGCCGGTGACGTCGACACGGAGACCGCGATGCACCAGGCCGAGTCGCTGGTGCCGGAGGTCGGGGAGCTGCTGTCGTTCGTCTGGCGCAGGCACCTCGTCGCGGCCGCGGAGACGACGCTCGTCACGCTCCTCGGTGACACCTCGCCGGACGCGCCCGTCGTCGTGGGTTTCGCCGACCTCGCCGGCTTCACGGAGGCCTCGCGCAACCTCGACGCGGCCGCGCTGGACGCGCTGGTCGAACGCTTCGAGGCCAACGCCACCCACCTCGTCACCGGCCGCGGCGGACGCGTGGTCAAGACGCTCGGCGACGAGGTGTTGTTCACGGTCGACGACGTCCGCGCCGGCGTCGGCATCGCGCTGGACCTGGCTGAGAACGCCGACACGCTCGGCGGGGAGGTGCGTGTCGGGGCGGCGTACGGGCCGGTGCTCGCCCGGCTCGGCGACGTGTTCGGGCCCACCGTCAACCTCGCCAGCCGCCTCACCGGCATCGCCCATCCCGGCACCGTCCTCGTCGACCGTGAAGCCGCGCAGGCGCTGCGCGACGACGCGGCGTACGACGTCTCGCCGATCGCGCGGCGTTCGGTGCGGGGATATGCCCACCTCGCCCCGTTCCGTGTCCGCAGGGCCACCCGGAACTAGCTCAACGACCCCGCGCAACGCGTCGACAAGAGACGCATGCGTCTCCGCCTGGCCCTGACCTGCCTGGTCGCCCTCACCCCCGTCACCGTCGCCGCGCCGGCCCAGGCCGCGCCGTGCGCCACCGCCACCCGCACGATCACAGGAACGCTGCGCGGCGAGGACGGCAGGTACGTCGACGCCATGCTCGGCTTCGACCTCATCCGCGTCGTCGGCGACCAGCGGCTGCACATCAACGGCCGCGACGGCGCCGACAACTGGGGCTGCGCCGGCCACAAGGGGTACGGCCAGGTGCTGCGGGTCAACCCCGACGTCCCCGCGACGGGCTCCACGACGACCGGCACGCAGTACTGGAGCGTCAAGATCCCGGCGATCGTCAACCAGGTCATCATCGAGGTCTGGCCGCGCGCGGCCGGCACCGGCCCCGTCGACGACCGCCGCTACAGCGGCGCGCTGCGCTGGAAGGTGCCGATCCCGTACGGCCGCAACATCAACATCAAGCTGCCGCTCGTCTGCGCGGCGGGCGGGCGTACCGGCTACATCGCCGGCAAGGCCACCAAGAACGGCGCGCCCGTCAACGTCGACTTCGTCGGCGCGTGGTCGGCGGCGAAGGACAACAACTCCGCGAACCCCATCCAGGGCTTCCGCACGGGCTACGGCACCGACCGCGGCACGTGGATCGTCCGCAACCTCGCCAGCGGGCAGCCGTACACCATGATCTGGATCGAGAACGGCGTCCGCCGCCAGCGCTACTCCATCGCCGTCAGCGCCTGCCAGGGCACGGCCGTGAGCACCGTCCGCTTCTAGGGCTTGGCAGGACGCCGCAGGCGACCACCCGCGGTGACGGCGCCGCCGACATCTCCGCAACCGGGTTGCGGGCCGTGCGGCGAAAAAGCGCAGACCGCACCCCGATCACGTGCGGAGGTCGTCACCGGAACGCGAACGGTCACGCCCGGTCACCAGCCAGTCCGTTTCGCCGAGCCTCTACGAGAGGCCGGTCGCGACCTCGTCGACGGGACGGCGCGGGGTCGGCGCGCCGTCGCTGCCGACGCCGAGCCGGAGGACGAGCTGCGGGAAGCCGGGCAGCATCAGCTCCTGGCGCAGCTTCGCGCGCATCGCGGGCAGCTCGATCGGCTGGTTGAGGAACGACGCCGACACCCCCAGCACCGTCGCGCGCAGCAGCACCGCCTCCAGCGCCATCCCCGCGCGCAGCCAGTCGGCGGGCCGGTCGCCGTCGGTCCAGAGCACCGCGGCGAGGGGGCGGTCGACGCCGTACGTCGTCGCGCGCGGCACATCACCGGTCAGGTCGAAGTCGCGCTGCACGTACGCCGCGCGGTACGACCCCGTCGCGCCCGGCCCGCGTGCGGCGACCGGGATGCCGTCGGACCACTCGCGCAGCTCCGCCTCGAACGCCGGGTCCCGCGACCAGACCCGGTCCGCGCGGCCGATGAGCGCCGCGAGCGTCTGCCGTAGTCCCGGCGTCGCGACCAGGTGCAGCGTCGCGCCCTCCGCCTCGGCGGCGTCCTGCAGAAGGAACGGCGCGCCGGGCTCCATGGCGTCGGCGTCGAGCGGCCCGCGGTCGGTGTGCCGCACGGGGATCGCGGCGTACGCCGCCATGTCGGACACGGTGGGGGACACGGGCCGGCCCGGCGTGACGCGTGCGAGCAGGCTGAAGCCCGCCCCCTCGGGGAAGAGCGCGGTGACCGGTTCGCGTCCCTCGCAGCGCATGGCGAGGCGCAGGGCGTACAGCGCGGCGCCGCACGAGATCACCAGCTCGCGCCCTTGCGGGTCGGAGACGGGCATCGCGCGGGAGCCGTCGGCGTGCAGCTCGACCACGCCGTCGGCGATCTCGAACCGCCACGGCTGCGCGTTGTGCTTGGACGGGGCGTGGGTGGCGGCCTCGACGCAGCGCCGCAAAAGGTCGGTCATGTGCGCTCCCCTGGGATGACGACGACCGGGCAGCGGGACCGCTGCACGACCGCGGTGGTGGTCGAGCCGAGCAGGAACCTCGCCAGCGCGCCGTCCCCGTGCGCCCCGACGACGAGCAGGTCGGCCGAACCCGCCGCGTCGAGCAGCGCGGCGGCCGGCTGCTGCCACGACAGCGCGCCCTCGACGTCGCCGCCGGCCGCGGCCCGGGTCTCCGTGACCACGTCGGCGAGGAACGCCCGCGCGGTCTCGTCGGTGTACGGCACGGCGGCGCCCGGCACCGCGCTCGCGACGACCGGCGGCGGCGCGGCGTGGACGATCGTCAGCGGCACCCGCCGGCGTACGGCCTCCGCGACCGCCCAGGCCACGGCGGCCGCGGCGGTGCTCGAGCCGTCGGTGCCCGTGACGATCCGGCGGGCGACGGCGTCGCGGGTCCCCGGCGGTACGACGGCGACCGGGCACGGCGCCGCACGAACGACGTCGTTGGTCGTCGAGCCCATGATCAGGCGCTTCACGGCGCCGGCGCCGTGCCTGCCGAGGACGAGGAGCTCGGCGAGCGCGCCCGCGCCCACCAGCCCCTCGGCGGGCGGGCCGTCCACGACCGACGTCGTGACGTCGCTGTCTCCCAGCGTCTCGCGTACGAACGCCACGAGCGTGGGCAGCAGTGCCGCGCGGCGCTCCTCGGCGTACGGCGTGTGCGCGACGAGGTCGTACACCGGCGGCCCCACGTGCACGGCCGTCAACGGCGTGCCGCGCATCGCCGCCTCGCCCTCGGCCCAGCGCAGCGCGGCGCGGGCGTCATCGGAGTAGTCGACGCCGACGACGATCACCGCGCACCGGCTCGTGCCGGGGCAGCGGCCGCCGCGAGGCGGGCGCCGAACACGGCGACCTCGCTGCGGTGCGCCATGCCGAGCTTGGCGAGGACGTTCGAGACGTAGTTCTTCACGGTCTTCTCCGACAGGCCGAGGTGCTCGCCGATCTGCCTGTTGGTCAGCCCTTCGGTGACGAGCGCGACGACGCGGCGCTCCTGCGGCGTCAGGCCCGAGTCGTCGGCGGCGCGCAGCCGCGCGGAGACGTACTCGGCGGTCCGCGGGTCGAGCAGCGACCGGCCGTGCGCGACGTCGCGGACCGCGCGGACCAGCGCGTCGCCGCCGGCCTCCTTGAGGACGTACGCCGCCACGCCCACCTCGGCGGCGTGCAGCAGCGCGTCGTCGTCGGCGTACGCCGTCAGCACGACGCAGCGCACGTCCGGCGCGACACCGCCCAGGTCGGCGCAGAGGTCGACCCCGTCGCCGTCGGGC comes from the Frankiaceae bacterium genome and includes:
- a CDS encoding alpha/beta fold hydrolase; the protein is MERREITLHGHRVTYTEAGSDGPVVLLLHGIAGCGHAWDAVLPLLSASARVIAPDLLGHGESAKPRGDYSLGAYASGVRDLLAALDVSSATVVGHSLGGGVAMQFAYQFPEMCERLVLVDSGGLGREVTPLLRAVTLPGAEVVLPVIAHRKVLSALRWAGRYTRWVPARPALSEVARGYASLVDTQARAAFVHTARSVMDVGGQRVDASDRLYLATELPTLVVWGGRDSFIPVAHAAHFTSLVPTARLEVFENSGHFPHVDEPVRFARLLADFLETTEPAHIDPASLRDRLLAGA
- a CDS encoding adenylate/guanylate cyclase domain-containing protein, producing the protein MAGDEHDAMLAETAEAILGPARYTREQAAEAAGVPHERATRLWRAMGFPEVSYDEVLFTEQDVAALRTAESLRANGVVDEDGLVALARSMAQALSRLAVSHAAIAGEYMLRTAAGDVDTETAMHQAESLVPEVGELLSFVWRRHLVAAAETTLVTLLGDTSPDAPVVVGFADLAGFTEASRNLDAAALDALVERFEANATHLVTGRGGRVVKTLGDEVLFTVDDVRAGVGIALDLAENADTLGGEVRVGAAYGPVLARLGDVFGPTVNLASRLTGIAHPGTVLVDREAAQALRDDAAYDVSPIARRSVRGYAHLAPFRVRRATRN
- a CDS encoding universal stress protein yields the protein MIVVGVDYSDDARAALRWAEGEAAMRGTPLTAVHVGPPVYDLVAHTPYAEERRAALLPTLVAFVRETLGDSDVTTSVVDGPPAEGLVGAGALAELLVLGRHGAGAVKRLIMGSTTNDVVRAAPCPVAVVPPGTRDAVARRIVTGTDGSSTAAAAVAWAVAEAVRRRVPLTIVHAAPPPVVASAVPGAAVPYTDETARAFLADVVTETRAAAGGDVEGALSWQQPAAALLDAAGSADLLVVGAHGDGALARFLLGSTTTAVVQRSRCPVVVIPGERT
- a CDS encoding response regulator transcription factor; translated protein: MTRVVLVDDYEIVRQGLRALLTAEPDVEVVGEYGTYAGALTEVPLAAPDVAVVDVRLPDGDGVDLCADLGGVAPDVRCVVLTAYADDDALLHAAEVGVAAYVLKEAGGDALVRAVRDVAHGRSLLDPRTAEYVSARLRAADDSGLTPQERRVVALVTEGLTNRQIGEHLGLSEKTVKNYVSNVLAKLGMAHRSEVAVFGARLAAAAAPARAGAR